The proteins below come from a single Parageobacillus toebii NBRC 107807 genomic window:
- the crcB gene encoding fluoride efflux transporter CrcB, whose product MIYVVVGLAGIVGALLRYYLGLFVGALWNGLFPLATWLANIIGCFALGWLTAYLPRLRNLPPYVVTGLGTGLVGSFTTFSTFSVETIQLLHTSHLELALFYVFLSMCGGLLMAWIGFRLGHGRLHAQKEAAE is encoded by the coding sequence GTGATTTATGTCGTCGTTGGTCTTGCCGGCATTGTCGGCGCGCTGCTTCGCTATTATTTAGGATTGTTTGTGGGCGCCTTATGGAACGGGTTGTTTCCTTTGGCAACATGGCTGGCCAATATAATTGGCTGTTTTGCGTTAGGATGGCTGACTGCTTATTTGCCTCGGCTGCGCAATCTTCCTCCTTATGTTGTGACAGGACTAGGAACGGGATTAGTAGGATCGTTTACGACTTTTTCGACGTTCAGCGTCGAGACGATTCAGTTGCTTCACACGTCTCATTTAGAGTTAGCGTTGTTCTACGTTTTCCTCAGCATGTGCGGCGGGCTGCTTATGGCATGGATCGGATTTCGCCTTGGACACGGCCGTTTGCATGCACAAAAAGAGGCGGCGGAATAA
- a CDS encoding Glu/Leu/Phe/Val family dehydrogenase: MPMIVTKENLNPYEIVKKQIETAAVKLGLEPHIIEILKRPMRVLSVSFPVKMDDGSIRVFEGYRAQHNDALGPTKGGIRFHPDVTLDEVKALSMWMSFKCAVVGLPYGGGKGGVICDPQTLSRGELERVSRGFIEAISQIIGPDKDIPAPDVYTNPQIMGWMMDTYSRINQSFSPGVITGKPLIIGGSKGRNEATARGCVITIQEAMKKLGRPLKDATVAIQGFGNAGRTAAKLLAELGCKIVAVSDSKGAIYDPNGLDIAKVEHLKDHHALLDYGAEYQIDPSALLELKVDILIPAALENAITSKNADQVQAKIIAEAANGPISPDADCILTEKGIIVIPDILANAGGVTVSYFEWVQNLMNYYWSEEEVNKKLANIMVQSFHAVYEAAEEHETDLRTAAYIISLKRITEAMKARGWV; this comes from the coding sequence ATGCCTATGATTGTAACAAAAGAAAACTTAAATCCGTATGAAATCGTCAAAAAACAAATTGAAACAGCGGCAGTGAAACTAGGTTTAGAACCGCACATCATTGAAATTTTAAAAAGACCGATGCGAGTTCTCTCCGTATCATTCCCTGTCAAAATGGACGATGGTTCCATCCGAGTATTCGAAGGATATCGCGCTCAGCATAACGATGCTTTGGGCCCTACTAAAGGGGGAATCCGCTTTCATCCTGATGTTACGCTCGATGAAGTGAAGGCATTATCGATGTGGATGTCGTTTAAATGCGCTGTCGTCGGACTTCCTTACGGCGGCGGAAAAGGCGGAGTCATCTGTGACCCGCAAACATTAAGCCGTGGGGAATTAGAACGAGTCAGCCGCGGATTTATCGAAGCCATTTCGCAAATCATCGGCCCGGATAAAGATATTCCTGCGCCTGACGTTTATACAAATCCGCAAATCATGGGTTGGATGATGGATACATATAGCCGCATCAATCAATCTTTCTCCCCAGGCGTCATTACGGGAAAACCGCTCATCATCGGGGGATCGAAAGGAAGAAATGAAGCAACCGCGCGCGGTTGTGTCATTACGATTCAAGAAGCGATGAAAAAACTTGGACGTCCGTTAAAAGATGCAACCGTCGCGATTCAAGGATTCGGAAACGCGGGAAGAACCGCCGCCAAACTGCTTGCAGAACTGGGATGCAAAATCGTCGCTGTCAGCGATTCCAAAGGCGCTATTTATGACCCGAACGGATTGGATATAGCGAAAGTAGAACATTTGAAAGATCATCACGCTTTGCTCGACTACGGTGCGGAATATCAAATCGATCCTTCCGCTTTATTGGAACTGAAAGTAGACATTTTAATTCCTGCCGCTTTAGAAAACGCGATCACATCCAAAAACGCTGACCAAGTTCAGGCGAAAATCATCGCAGAAGCGGCAAATGGCCCAATCTCTCCGGATGCAGACTGCATCCTCACAGAGAAAGGAATTATCGTCATCCCTGATATTCTTGCGAACGCAGGCGGCGTAACCGTATCCTACTTTGAATGGGTGCAAAATTTAATGAACTATTACTGGAGCGAAGAAGAGGTGAACAAAAAATTAGCAAACATCATGGTGCAAAGCTTCCACGCCGTTTATGAAGCAGCGGAAGAACATGAAACCGATTTGCGCACAGCCGCTTACATCATTTCGTTAAAACGAATCACAGAGGCGATGAAAGCGCGCGGCTGGGTATAA
- the crcB gene encoding fluoride efflux transporter CrcB, with translation MLWNSALVAIGGFFGAIARFGISNWIKQKYPSSFPLATLLVNLIGSFLLGYIIGKGWNDSWKLLFGTGFMGAFTTFSTFKLESMALYIHKQWKMFVLYLALSYILGLLLAFLGMKASSV, from the coding sequence ATGTTATGGAACAGCGCACTGGTGGCGATCGGAGGGTTTTTCGGCGCGATTGCGCGCTTTGGCATCAGCAATTGGATCAAACAGAAGTATCCTTCTTCTTTTCCGCTTGCTACATTATTAGTCAATTTAATCGGATCTTTTTTGCTTGGATATATTATAGGAAAAGGATGGAATGATTCGTGGAAGCTTCTTTTCGGAACAGGATTTATGGGGGCATTTACGACTTTTTCCACATTCAAGCTAGAAAGTATGGCTCTTTATATTCATAAGCAATGGAAAATGTTTGTTTTGTATCTTGCATTAAGCTATATACTCGGTCTGCTTCTTGCTTTTCTTGGCATGAAAGCATCAAGTGTGTAA
- a CDS encoding ornithine cyclodeaminase family protein, whose amino-acid sequence MIILSEKEIQSLYMMEDAILDVEAILSEERNGNIQIPERTVLNFSEHDASVLYMPSAATKMAAVKVVSIFPHNPERQRPTTQGVIVVTDTETGEHLAMMNATYLTRLRTGAVSAIATKYLARHDASRLAVIGTGAMAQEQVAAMLAVRPITEMFLYNRTKEKAEQFAAYIREAHPEWQGTIHVMDNADEAVRQAHIVICSTRSTTPVFSVTALQPGTHINAIGSYLPHMQELDVEMIIRADRIVVDTKEGVKHEAGELIQAENTGRWSFEQIDAEVGELVTGEKSGRQYEKEITLFKCVGVASFDLAVAMGVYKKAVENGKGMTISL is encoded by the coding sequence ATGATTATTTTATCAGAAAAAGAAATTCAATCACTATATATGATGGAAGATGCAATTCTTGATGTTGAGGCTATTTTGAGCGAGGAACGAAACGGGAATATTCAGATTCCAGAGCGTACCGTGTTGAATTTTTCAGAGCACGACGCCTCGGTGCTTTATATGCCGAGCGCTGCAACAAAGATGGCAGCGGTGAAAGTTGTAAGCATTTTCCCGCATAATCCGGAGCGCCAAAGACCGACGACGCAAGGGGTGATTGTGGTGACAGACACGGAAACGGGTGAGCATTTGGCAATGATGAACGCTACGTATTTAACACGACTTCGTACAGGAGCAGTCAGTGCCATTGCCACGAAATATCTAGCCAGACATGACGCTTCCCGGCTCGCGGTCATTGGAACGGGAGCGATGGCGCAGGAACAAGTAGCGGCGATGCTCGCTGTAAGACCGATTACAGAAATGTTTCTTTATAACCGAACGAAAGAAAAAGCGGAGCAATTTGCGGCATATATTCGGGAAGCGCATCCCGAGTGGCAAGGGACGATCCATGTGATGGATAATGCAGATGAGGCGGTGCGTCAAGCGCATATCGTTATTTGCAGCACACGTTCGACAACTCCAGTTTTTTCGGTAACGGCATTGCAGCCGGGGACGCATATTAATGCCATTGGCTCCTATCTTCCACATATGCAGGAATTGGACGTAGAAATGATTATTCGAGCGGACCGCATTGTCGTGGATACAAAGGAGGGAGTCAAGCACGAAGCAGGCGAACTTATTCAGGCGGAAAACACTGGAAGATGGTCGTTTGAACAAATCGACGCTGAAGTTGGCGAATTGGTAACAGGCGAAAAAAGCGGCCGGCAATATGAAAAAGAGATCACGCTATTCAAATGTGTCGGTGTCGCTTCATTCGATCTTGCCGTCGCCATGGGAGTGTATAAAAAAGCGGTGGAGAACGGAAAAGGGATGACCATTTCGTTATAA
- a CDS encoding MFS transporter yields the protein MDKGVSRRVLVASLVGSSIEWFDYFLYGTVAALVFNQLFFPSEDPTVGLLLSYASFALSFFIRPLGGVVFSHIGDKIGRKKTLIFTLSLMGLATAGMGLLPTYETIGVWAPILLILLRLVQGIGLGGEWGGALLLAVEYAPKERRGFFGSIPQMGVTIGLLLGTFVMSLMTMMPNDAFMSWGWRIPFLLSTLLVFFGLWIRKGIDETPSFKKVQEKGEIAKVPLLETLKTQWKEVLIAVGGKVVETAPFYIFGTFIVSYATTYLGFSKTAALNAVTIATVITTILIPVMGSWSDKIGRKPLYIGGTILMILYAFPYFWLLQQGSVTLMIIATVIGLGIIWAPITAVLGTMFSEIFKSNVRYTGITLGYQIGAAVAGGTAPLIATALLAEYDNSYVPVALYIIITSIISLIAVWVVRDRKNEVLDQDVTNESGIA from the coding sequence GTGGATAAGGGAGTATCACGTCGTGTGCTAGTAGCGAGTCTTGTCGGGAGTTCGATCGAATGGTTTGATTATTTCTTGTATGGAACGGTCGCTGCGCTTGTATTTAATCAGTTGTTTTTTCCGAGCGAAGATCCGACCGTAGGGCTGCTTTTATCCTATGCATCATTCGCTCTTTCCTTCTTTATTCGCCCGTTAGGCGGCGTTGTGTTCAGCCATATTGGCGATAAGATTGGACGGAAGAAGACATTGATTTTCACATTAAGCTTAATGGGACTCGCAACCGCGGGGATGGGGCTTCTTCCGACGTACGAAACAATAGGTGTATGGGCGCCGATTTTATTAATTTTACTTCGCCTTGTGCAAGGAATCGGCCTTGGTGGTGAATGGGGCGGCGCGTTGTTGCTCGCGGTTGAGTATGCTCCGAAAGAAAGACGCGGATTTTTCGGCAGCATTCCACAAATGGGTGTGACGATTGGACTGTTGCTTGGAACTTTTGTTATGTCATTAATGACGATGATGCCTAATGATGCCTTTATGTCATGGGGCTGGCGGATTCCGTTTTTGCTAAGCACGTTGCTTGTCTTTTTTGGATTATGGATTCGCAAAGGGATTGATGAGACACCGTCATTTAAGAAAGTTCAAGAAAAAGGAGAAATTGCGAAAGTTCCGTTATTGGAGACGTTGAAGACACAGTGGAAAGAAGTGTTAATCGCGGTGGGAGGAAAAGTTGTTGAAACAGCTCCATTCTATATTTTTGGAACGTTTATCGTTTCTTATGCGACAACGTATCTAGGATTTTCGAAAACCGCTGCATTAAATGCGGTAACGATTGCGACTGTGATCACGACAATTTTAATTCCGGTCATGGGCAGCTGGTCCGATAAAATTGGTCGCAAACCGCTTTATATCGGTGGAACGATTTTAATGATATTGTATGCGTTTCCGTACTTTTGGTTACTGCAGCAAGGCTCAGTAACACTGATGATTATCGCGACGGTAATTGGACTTGGAATTATTTGGGCGCCGATTACTGCTGTGTTAGGGACAATGTTTTCCGAAATATTTAAATCAAACGTGCGCTATACAGGGATTACACTTGGATATCAAATCGGCGCCGCGGTTGCGGGCGGAACGGCTCCGCTTATTGCGACAGCGCTGTTAGCGGAATATGACAATTCTTATGTTCCAGTCGCTCTTTATATCATCATTACCTCGATTATTTCTTTAATCGCTGTTTGGGTTGTGCGCGATCGTAAAAATGAGGTTTTAGATCAAGATGTAACAAACGAAAGCGGAATCGCATAA
- a CDS encoding acylglycerol kinase family protein, producing the protein MFHNEVFFTEKQGDGKQIARQIVESTSETAAIIAIGGNGTVHEVANVVFSFKHGIVGYIPAGTGNDFSRGIRIPNHPRK; encoded by the coding sequence ATATTTCATAATGAAGTATTTTTTACAGAAAAACAAGGTGATGGAAAACAAATCGCCAGGCAAATCGTTGAGAGTACGAGTGAAACTGCTGCCATTATTGCCATCGGCGGCAACGGCACGGTTCATGAAGTCGCTAATGTTGTCTTTTCATTTAAGCACGGTATTGTTGGCTATATACCAGCAGGCACAGGCAATGACTTTTCGCGCGGCATCCGCATTCCGAATCATCCTCGAAAATAG
- a CDS encoding threonine/serine exporter family protein yields MPTYHDRTNDIVDLCLLAGKIMLESGGETYRVEDTMMRIAASFGIPRSHSYVTPTGIIFSIDRMNSTQFIRIVERSTDLQKVALVNNISRRISNGELSLDEAYTQLKEVEKQKFAYSLSQQVAAAAIASGCFAVMFGGWNNFFPSFLAGGAGFYCFEMIHRLVKIRFFAEFFASFISGGLALILVAIGLGANLDKIIIGSVMPLVPGLVITNAVRDLMAGHFLAGLSKGAEAFLTAFAIGTGIALILSIG; encoded by the coding sequence ATGCCGACTTACCATGACCGTACAAACGATATTGTAGACCTTTGTCTACTTGCGGGAAAAATTATGCTCGAAAGCGGCGGGGAAACATATCGTGTGGAAGATACAATGATGCGTATTGCTGCTTCCTTTGGCATTCCCCGTTCGCACAGTTATGTCACGCCGACAGGAATTATTTTTTCGATTGATCGAATGAATTCCACGCAGTTTATTCGGATTGTGGAACGTTCGACAGATTTGCAAAAAGTCGCGCTTGTGAACAATATTTCCCGTCGCATCAGCAATGGAGAATTATCACTGGATGAGGCATATACACAGTTAAAAGAAGTGGAAAAACAAAAGTTTGCTTACTCCCTTTCACAGCAAGTAGCAGCAGCGGCGATTGCCAGCGGATGTTTTGCTGTCATGTTTGGAGGATGGAACAACTTCTTTCCTTCGTTTCTTGCCGGAGGAGCAGGATTTTATTGTTTTGAGATGATTCACCGTCTTGTGAAAATACGATTTTTCGCTGAATTTTTTGCGTCGTTTATCAGCGGTGGATTGGCCTTGATTCTTGTTGCGATTGGGTTGGGGGCGAATTTAGATAAAATCATTATTGGATCTGTCATGCCGTTAGTGCCGGGACTAGTGATTACAAACGCGGTGCGTGATTTAATGGCGGGACATTTTCTCGCTGGGTTGTCTAAAGGTGCGGAAGCATTTTTAACAGCGTTCGCGATCGGCACCGGTATTGCGCTTATTTTGTCGATTGGCTAA
- a CDS encoding VC0807 family protein gives MSKQVVLLDVVCYIIFPLVVWHAARGHIGDYYAMLVSAVPGMVYTVYRFFSIRRINFFGIFMIANLVIGTLLDVLAGSALQMLWNGVYYSVALAILFLATMAANKPIVLYISLDFVEMQGANRQVMKQRFFQKDVLSLFQWITLAFALRDLLLAAIKAWLIVRYGVEAFDKARILRQAISWGIYGLCFIGFARISKLINAGRQEQSSDDFETYS, from the coding sequence ATGTCTAAGCAAGTAGTGCTGCTTGATGTAGTATGCTATATTATTTTTCCATTGGTTGTTTGGCATGCGGCGCGCGGTCACATCGGCGACTATTATGCGATGCTCGTCTCCGCCGTTCCCGGCATGGTGTACACCGTATACCGCTTTTTTTCCATTAGAAGAATCAATTTTTTTGGCATATTTATGATCGCTAATTTAGTCATCGGAACGCTGTTAGACGTGCTGGCCGGCTCTGCGCTGCAAATGTTATGGAACGGAGTATATTATTCGGTGGCATTGGCGATTTTGTTTTTGGCGACGATGGCGGCGAATAAGCCAATCGTTCTTTATATCTCGCTGGACTTTGTGGAGATGCAGGGAGCAAACCGTCAAGTGATGAAACAGCGGTTTTTTCAAAAAGACGTCTTATCTTTGTTTCAATGGATAACATTGGCTTTTGCATTGCGAGATTTGCTTCTTGCTGCCATCAAAGCTTGGCTGATTGTTCGTTATGGCGTTGAAGCGTTTGATAAAGCAAGAATACTTAGGCAAGCAATCAGTTGGGGAATATACGGGCTTTGCTTCATCGGATTTGCCCGTATTTCGAAGCTTATTAATGCCGGGCGGCAGGAACAGAGTAGTGATGATTTCGAAACATATTCGTAA
- a CDS encoding OsmC family protein gives MEQHHFFLKANWSGGRNGSGFIDAGQLKTKVSIPPEMDGPGIGTNPDEMLLGAAATCYLITLAAMLERSSIPVNELTMESEGIVEVERGVITYKTIIHRPAITLAAGATDKEVQKAALLAEKAEKSCMISRAIKGNVEMKLESDIRISPK, from the coding sequence ATGGAACAACATCATTTTTTCTTAAAAGCGAATTGGTCTGGCGGAAGAAATGGCAGCGGCTTTATTGACGCTGGCCAGTTGAAGACGAAAGTATCCATTCCGCCGGAGATGGATGGACCAGGAATTGGAACAAATCCAGACGAAATGTTGTTAGGCGCAGCAGCAACCTGTTATTTAATTACGCTTGCGGCGATGTTAGAACGTTCTTCCATTCCGGTTAATGAACTTACAATGGAATCAGAAGGAATTGTGGAAGTAGAGAGAGGAGTAATTACGTACAAAACGATCATTCACCGTCCTGCGATCACATTGGCTGCTGGAGCGACGGACAAAGAGGTCCAAAAAGCAGCGCTCCTTGCGGAAAAAGCAGAAAAAAGCTGCATGATATCAAGAGCGATAAAAGGAAATGTCGAGATGAAATTAGAATCGGATATACGTATTTCACCAAAATAA
- a CDS encoding M20 peptidase aminoacylase family protein, with the protein MREMIHAMKEELWEIFDHLHRHPEVSWEEWKTTEFIKQQLIQEGYRANTFSDCPGVIGEIGSGPFTVGLRSDMDALWQEVNGAWQANHACGHDAHMTMVLGVAKLFNRIGYKPPGTLRFLFQPAEEKGTGALKFLEKGVIDDIDFLYGVHLRPIQEVKSGYAVPAILHGAAQCIDGEIKGVAAHAARPHLGVNVIEVGSAIVQELSKIHIDPQVPASIKMTRFHAGEKNANIIPDHAEFSLDLRAQTNEAMEQLVEGLNHVVKGIASIYDADIQLRSGVRIAAARPHPQAQQLMERAIVATLGEEKCLPPVVTSGGEDFHFYSLMKPQLKTTMLGLGCDLKPGLHHPQMTFRREDLLSGIEILARVIMETFEHFTPRGETESAYLTTKN; encoded by the coding sequence ATGAGAGAAATGATTCATGCGATGAAGGAAGAATTATGGGAGATTTTTGACCACCTTCATCGTCATCCGGAAGTTAGTTGGGAAGAGTGGAAAACGACGGAGTTTATTAAGCAGCAACTGATTCAAGAAGGATATCGTGCCAACACGTTTTCCGATTGTCCGGGAGTGATTGGGGAAATCGGCAGCGGGCCGTTTACAGTCGGATTGCGCAGCGATATGGATGCGCTTTGGCAAGAAGTAAATGGAGCATGGCAAGCAAACCATGCATGTGGGCATGATGCACATATGACAATGGTATTAGGGGTTGCCAAACTGTTTAATCGCATCGGTTATAAGCCGCCTGGAACATTGAGGTTTCTTTTTCAACCAGCAGAAGAAAAAGGAACAGGAGCATTGAAGTTTTTGGAAAAAGGAGTTATTGATGATATTGACTTTTTATACGGTGTTCATTTGCGGCCGATTCAAGAAGTAAAAAGCGGTTATGCTGTTCCCGCGATTTTGCACGGAGCAGCGCAATGCATTGATGGAGAAATTAAAGGAGTTGCCGCGCATGCGGCAAGACCGCACCTTGGAGTCAATGTCATTGAAGTTGGGAGTGCGATCGTACAAGAGCTGAGCAAAATCCATATTGATCCACAAGTGCCTGCATCGATCAAAATGACAAGATTTCACGCAGGAGAAAAAAATGCGAACATCATTCCAGATCATGCGGAATTTTCGCTTGATTTGCGAGCGCAAACGAACGAGGCGATGGAACAGTTGGTAGAAGGATTGAATCACGTGGTGAAAGGGATTGCATCTATTTATGATGCGGATATTCAGCTTCGTTCAGGAGTTCGTATTGCCGCTGCGCGGCCGCATCCACAAGCACAGCAATTAATGGAGCGTGCCATTGTTGCTACGTTAGGAGAAGAAAAATGTCTGCCGCCAGTAGTCACTTCAGGTGGGGAAGATTTCCATTTTTATTCATTGATGAAACCACAGTTAAAAACGACGATGCTAGGGCTTGGTTGTGATTTAAAACCGGGATTGCACCATCCGCAAATGACGTTCCGCCGCGAAGATTTATTATCTGGTATTGAAATATTAGCAAGAGTCATTATGGAAACGTTTGAGCATTTTACACCACGAGGGGAGACAGAAAGTGCATATCTCACTACAAAAAATTGA
- a CDS encoding aldehyde dehydrogenase family protein, which produces MKQYLELNKSFINGEWVEGLSSNSYNILNPYDDSVITTVKLATKEQTQEAFEAAQQAQKKWAKSSVEERKAVIRKALEYFKENKEAILETMVVETGSTYIKAEMEYQITLDELVEAEKMTEEIYTYREVPSPIEGKTNRIYRLPLGVISSISPFNFPLFLSMRTIAPAIALGNAVVHKPDLKTGLTGGSIIAAAFEYAGLPKGVLNVILTNSREIGDEMLTNPHAKLVSFTGSTEAGKHVGAVAGGALKRVALELGGNSPFVVLSDADVDRAVDAAIFGKYLHQGQICMIVNRFIVHKDLYDEFVQKFVERAKNLPYGDPRNRKNVIGPIIDQRQLEKALKVIEEAKAEGIPLALEGKRVGNILTPYVFVDVDNDSKLAQTEVFAPIAIMIKAETDEQAIELANETEYGLSSAIFTSDLEKGTELALEIDSGMTHVNDQTVNLQSNTPFGGTKESGLGRFGNPWIVEEFTVTKWVSVQHQYRKFPF; this is translated from the coding sequence TTGAAACAGTATCTGGAACTAAATAAAAGTTTTATTAATGGTGAGTGGGTTGAAGGATTAAGTTCGAACTCTTATAATATTTTAAACCCGTATGATGATTCTGTCATTACAACAGTTAAATTAGCTACAAAAGAACAAACACAGGAAGCTTTTGAAGCGGCGCAGCAAGCGCAGAAAAAATGGGCGAAATCTTCGGTAGAGGAAAGAAAAGCGGTCATCCGGAAAGCATTAGAGTATTTTAAAGAGAATAAAGAAGCAATTTTAGAGACCATGGTAGTAGAAACAGGCAGCACATATATAAAAGCGGAAATGGAATATCAAATTACGTTAGATGAATTAGTAGAAGCGGAAAAAATGACAGAAGAGATTTATACGTATAGAGAAGTTCCTTCTCCTATTGAAGGAAAAACAAATCGAATTTATCGATTGCCGCTCGGAGTTATTTCATCGATTTCTCCATTTAATTTCCCGTTATTTTTATCGATGAGAACCATTGCCCCTGCGATCGCATTAGGTAATGCGGTCGTTCATAAACCGGATTTGAAAACCGGCTTAACCGGAGGTTCGATTATTGCGGCAGCGTTTGAATATGCTGGATTGCCTAAAGGTGTACTCAATGTGATTTTAACGAATTCGAGAGAAATTGGAGATGAAATGTTAACAAACCCTCATGCTAAGTTGGTCAGCTTCACTGGATCGACAGAGGCAGGAAAGCATGTCGGAGCTGTCGCTGGTGGAGCTTTAAAACGCGTTGCATTAGAATTAGGCGGAAACAGTCCGTTTGTCGTGCTGAGCGATGCTGATGTAGATCGCGCAGTGGATGCAGCGATATTCGGAAAGTATTTACACCAAGGCCAAATTTGTATGATCGTGAATAGATTCATTGTTCATAAAGATTTGTATGATGAATTTGTACAGAAGTTTGTGGAGCGGGCTAAAAACTTGCCGTACGGAGATCCACGCAATCGTAAAAACGTGATTGGGCCGATCATCGACCAACGTCAGTTAGAAAAAGCATTAAAGGTAATTGAAGAAGCAAAAGCAGAAGGAATTCCGTTGGCATTAGAAGGAAAACGCGTAGGAAATATATTAACGCCATATGTATTTGTAGATGTGGATAATGATAGTAAGTTAGCTCAAACGGAAGTGTTCGCACCGATTGCGATCATGATTAAAGCGGAAACGGACGAACAAGCGATTGAATTGGCAAATGAAACCGAATATGGTCTAAGTTCGGCTATATTTACATCTGATCTTGAAAAAGGAACAGAACTAGCTTTAGAGATTGATAGCGGAATGACGCATGTAAATGACCAAACGGTTAACCTTCAATCGAATACACCATTTGGAGGAACAAAAGAAAGTGGATTAGGCCGTTTTGGAAATCCATGGATTGTAGAAGAGTTTACAGTGACAAAATGGGTTTCCGTTCAACATCAATATCGAAAATTTCCGTTTTAA
- the murB gene encoding UDP-N-acetylmuramate dehydrogenase encodes MYTNEMIYQELVQICGKENVLRDEPLKYHTLVKIGGKADFLVWPTTYEQVMEVVRLKEKYQLPFTLLGNGSNVIVRDGGIRGIVMQLKHLTEIKVEGEKIIAQSGADIKAVSRFALEHSLTGLEFACGIPGSIGGAIMMNAGAYGGEVKDVIDHVKVITQTGECKILKKDDLQLGYRTSIISKTHDIVLEAVFQLKKGDPQKIKEKMDDLTFQRESKQPLEYPSVGSVFKRPPGYFAGKLIQDSGLQGKGVGGAEVSTKHAGFIINKNNATASDYIATIEMVRKTVKEKFGVDLELEVKIIGEDIKQQQQ; translated from the coding sequence ATGTATACAAATGAAATGATTTATCAAGAATTAGTGCAAATTTGCGGGAAAGAAAATGTCTTGCGGGATGAACCGCTGAAATATCATACATTAGTCAAAATTGGCGGCAAGGCGGATTTCCTTGTCTGGCCAACAACATATGAGCAAGTAATGGAAGTCGTTCGGTTAAAAGAAAAATATCAGCTTCCTTTTACACTGCTTGGCAACGGGTCGAACGTCATCGTGCGTGACGGCGGCATTCGCGGCATTGTGATGCAATTAAAACATCTTACAGAAATCAAAGTGGAAGGGGAAAAAATCATCGCCCAAAGCGGCGCCGATATTAAAGCCGTTTCCCGGTTTGCGCTAGAACATAGCTTAACGGGGCTCGAGTTTGCATGCGGCATTCCGGGATCTATCGGCGGCGCGATTATGATGAATGCGGGCGCCTACGGCGGAGAAGTCAAAGACGTGATTGATCATGTGAAGGTTATCACACAAACAGGAGAATGTAAGATTTTGAAAAAAGATGATTTGCAGCTCGGTTATCGAACAAGCATTATTAGCAAGACACATGATATCGTGTTAGAGGCAGTATTTCAGCTTAAAAAAGGCGATCCGCAAAAAATTAAAGAAAAAATGGACGATTTAACGTTCCAGCGCGAATCAAAACAGCCGCTTGAGTATCCGTCTGTCGGCAGTGTATTTAAACGACCTCCTGGCTATTTTGCGGGCAAACTTATTCAAGACAGCGGCCTGCAAGGAAAAGGAGTCGGCGGTGCGGAAGTATCGACGAAGCATGCTGGTTTCATTATTAATAAAAACAACGCCACCGCTTCCGACTATATTGCAACCATTGAAATGGTGCGGAAGACGGTAAAAGAGAAATTCGGCGTTGATCTTGAATTAGAGGTGAAAATTATCGGGGAGGATATAAAACAGCAACAACAATAA
- a CDS encoding threonine/serine exporter family protein, which yields MIIQHILTSFIASAAFGIIFNIPKKLLINSGFVGMVGWMIYFLFAEHQLNGVAATFIAAFFVAMISTIFARIYKTPVTIFSVSGIIPLVPGGLAFEAMRHVVFNDYNTAISLAAKAFMISGVIAMGLIFSEVINQLVKRKWKS from the coding sequence ATGATCATACAACATATATTAACAAGTTTTATTGCTTCAGCAGCGTTTGGGATTATTTTTAACATTCCAAAGAAATTGTTAATCAATAGCGGATTTGTCGGAATGGTTGGATGGATGATTTATTTTTTATTTGCCGAACATCAATTAAATGGTGTTGCCGCTACGTTTATTGCGGCTTTCTTTGTTGCGATGATCAGCACCATATTTGCAAGAATATATAAGACGCCAGTTACGATTTTTAGTGTTTCCGGAATTATTCCGCTTGTCCCAGGAGGATTGGCGTTTGAAGCGATGCGCCACGTCGTTTTCAACGACTACAATACGGCGATATCGCTCGCGGCGAAAGCGTTTATGATTTCTGGAGTGATTGCCATGGGATTGATTTTTTCTGAAGTGATTAATCAGCTTGTCAAACGGAAGTGGAAATCCTAA